The Elusimicrobiota bacterium genome contains a region encoding:
- the tuf gene encoding elongation factor Tu produces the protein MAKQKFERTKPHVNVGTIGHVDHGKTLLTAAITKVLEQKGLSKFVSYDEVAKASESQGRRDETKILTIAISHVEYQTEKRHYAHIDCPGHADYVKNMITGAAQMDGAILVVSAADGPMPQTREHILLARQVNVPHIVVYLNKVDVVNDKELVDLVELEIRELLNKYQFPGDKIPVIRGSALKAMQGDQSEIGEPSIWKLMDAIDTTIPEPKRDIDKPFLMSVEDVFTITGRGTVATGRIERGKIKTGDAVEIVGIQETRKSVATSVEMFRKILDEAVAGDNVGVLLRGIEKDQVERGQVIAAPATITPHKKFKGQVYVLTKEEGGRHTPFFNGYRPQFYFRTTDVTGDVNLPKGIEMVMPGDNVEITGELITPIAMEKELRFAIREGGHTVGAGVVSEIIE, from the coding sequence ATGGCGAAGCAGAAGTTTGAGCGGACAAAGCCGCATGTGAATGTAGGCACAATCGGGCATGTAGACCATGGAAAAACATTGCTGACAGCAGCAATTACGAAGGTTCTGGAACAGAAAGGGCTGTCAAAATTCGTCAGTTATGACGAAGTGGCAAAGGCATCGGAATCACAGGGCAGACGCGATGAGACCAAAATCCTGACCATCGCAATCAGCCATGTAGAGTATCAAACCGAGAAACGGCACTATGCACATATTGACTGCCCAGGTCACGCGGACTATGTGAAAAATATGATAACCGGTGCCGCACAGATGGATGGTGCAATTCTTGTGGTCTCTGCCGCAGACGGCCCAATGCCACAAACCCGAGAGCATATCCTGTTAGCCCGTCAGGTGAATGTGCCGCATATCGTTGTCTATCTGAATAAAGTAGATGTTGTCAACGATAAAGAACTGGTTGATTTGGTTGAATTAGAAATACGGGAACTCTTAAACAAGTATCAATTCCCGGGCGATAAGATACCTGTAATACGGGGCAGTGCACTGAAAGCGATGCAGGGCGACCAATCAGAAATCGGTGAGCCATCAATCTGGAAACTGATGGACGCGATTGATACAACAATCCCGGAACCGAAACGGGATATTGATAAGCCGTTTTTGATGAGTGTTGAAGATGTGTTCACTATTACCGGTCGCGGAACTGTTGCAACCGGCAGGATTGAACGCGGAAAAATTAAAACCGGTGATGCTGTAGAAATTGTTGGGATACAAGAAACGCGAAAATCAGTTGCAACAAGTGTTGAGATGTTCAGAAAAATACTTGATGAAGCGGTTGCAGGCGACAATGTTGGCGTGCTGTTAAGAGGTATAGAAAAAGACCAGGTGGAACGCGGACAGGTTATCGCAGCACCGGCAACAATTACACCACATAAAAAATTTAAAGGGCAAGTGTATGTTCTAACAAAAGAAGAAGGTGGCAGACATACACCATTCTTTAACGGCTACCGTCCACAGTTCTATTTCAGAACAACGGATGTCACCGGAGATGTAAATTTACCAAAAGGGATTGAAATGGTAATGCCCGGCGATAATGTTGAGATAACCGGTGAACTGATTACACCAATTGCAATGGAGAAAGAACTGCGGTTCGCAATCCGTGAAGGCGGGCATACCGTCGGCGCCGGTGTGGTTTCAGAAATTATAGAATAG
- the rpsJ gene encoding 30S ribosomal protein S10, whose translation MAKTDQLSQSQRIRIRLQAYDHKMLDQSLAEVIQTAKRTGASISGPVLLPTRIKKYTVLRSPHTDKKSREQFEMRIHKRLVDILQPTPQTIDALMKLDLPAGVDVEIKA comes from the coding sequence GTGGCGAAAACAGACCAACTATCACAATCACAACGAATAAGAATCCGACTCCAAGCATATGACCATAAGATGCTTGACCAGTCACTCGCTGAGGTGATTCAAACTGCGAAACGGACTGGTGCATCCATTTCAGGTCCGGTACTTTTACCAACAAGAATCAAGAAGTATACTGTTTTACGCTCTCCACATACGGATAAGAAATCACGGGAACAGTTTGAAATGCGTATCCATAAACGGCTTGTAGATATTTTACAGCCAACACCACAAACAATAGATGCATTGATGAAACTGGATTTACCCGCAGGTGTAGATGTAGAGATAAAAGCCTAG
- the rplD gene encoding 50S ribosomal protein L4, whose protein sequence is MEAKVFNINGEQTGSIALPDNVFNTKINIPLMHEVVNWYLANRRQGTHSAKTRAEVSGSGRKPWKQKGTGRARAGSIRSPLWRHGGVIFAKKPREFSYSIPKRKRKIALLSALSAKARDGAVMVLDGLQIPEPKTKQVAKIVKNLKLANSKILLVTKRDRILNLATRNLANLVFSDISDLTAYNVLNANKIVFTEESLQTISNRFAK, encoded by the coding sequence ATGGAAGCAAAAGTTTTTAATATAAATGGTGAGCAAACTGGTAGTATTGCACTTCCTGATAATGTTTTTAATACAAAGATAAATATCCCGCTGATGCACGAGGTTGTTAACTGGTATCTTGCAAATCGCCGTCAGGGAACACATTCGGCAAAAACAAGGGCAGAAGTATCAGGTTCAGGCAGGAAACCTTGGAAACAGAAAGGCACCGGGCGGGCAAGAGCCGGCAGTATCCGTTCTCCACTGTGGCGGCATGGTGGCGTAATTTTTGCCAAAAAACCAAGAGAGTTTTCATATTCAATACCGAAACGAAAAAGAAAAATAGCATTATTATCTGCACTATCCGCTAAAGCAAGAGATGGCGCAGTAATGGTGCTTGATGGATTGCAGATTCCAGAACCCAAAACCAAACAGGTTGCTAAAATAGTTAAGAACTTAAAACTGGCTAATAGTAAAATACTGCTGGTTACTAAACGGGATAGAATACTTAATCTTGCAACACGGAATCTGGCTAATTTAGTTTTTAGCGATATTTCTGATTTAACAGCATATAATGTGCTGAATGCAAACAAAATAGTTTTTACTGAAGAGTCATTACAGACAATATCTAACAGGTTCGCAAAGTGA